The following coding sequences lie in one Lentilactobacillus sp. SPB1-3 genomic window:
- a CDS encoding TrkH family potassium uptake protein codes for MIHANKQLPLPRILTLGFIVIIIVGTILLSLPISTNSGHSTGYLNALFTATSATCITGMTVVNTALHWSIFGKIVILILVEVGGLGFMTFAVLLFSFLKRKVDLTTSLLTQESLSIQSTDKVYRVVQLVICFSLLIQGLGTALLFIDFGSRYGFWKGLGYSIFHSISAFCNAGFDLYANSLTKFAGDSYLLLVLSGLIIAGSLGFLVWEDLLLFRQNHHLSLHTKLALVTYLGLIVISFIVYLTTEQNFSQHTQLSAGQRLIDTFFISVSPRTAGFSIFNYNQFSDAGILFTIILMFIGGTPGSTAGGIKTTTVGILLIKVWSILRGKRDSTFMGRRFSDDNVNRSLTLGFLVVITLSIAALVLLTTETIPKYMGFEYIIFDVVSAFGTTGLTLGLTPHLTIIGKLIFCVLMFMGRVGIFTVMYSILTTNHPDDEFRYPEENIMIG; via the coding sequence ATGATACACGCTAACAAGCAGTTACCATTGCCTAGAATCCTAACTTTAGGCTTTATTGTCATCATTATAGTTGGCACCATTTTATTATCTTTGCCTATTTCAACTAATTCTGGCCATTCAACTGGCTATCTAAATGCCTTGTTTACAGCTACTTCAGCTACCTGTATTACTGGAATGACAGTCGTTAACACTGCCCTACACTGGAGTATCTTTGGTAAAATTGTCATCTTAATTTTAGTCGAAGTTGGTGGCTTGGGTTTCATGACATTTGCTGTGCTATTATTTTCGTTTCTAAAAAGAAAAGTTGATCTGACGACTTCGTTACTGACCCAAGAATCATTAAGTATTCAATCCACTGATAAAGTTTATCGAGTTGTCCAACTAGTGATTTGTTTTTCCTTACTTATTCAAGGACTAGGAACCGCATTATTATTCATTGATTTTGGCTCCCGATACGGTTTTTGGAAAGGTCTAGGTTATAGCATATTCCATTCGATCAGCGCTTTTTGTAATGCTGGTTTTGATCTGTATGCCAATTCTTTAACCAAATTTGCCGGGGACTCATATCTGTTATTAGTCTTATCAGGATTGATTATTGCCGGATCACTGGGATTTTTGGTCTGGGAAGATTTACTACTATTTCGACAAAATCATCACTTATCGCTCCACACAAAATTGGCGTTAGTGACCTATTTAGGTTTAATCGTCATTAGTTTTATCGTATATTTAACGACCGAACAAAACTTTAGTCAGCATACTCAGTTGAGTGCCGGACAACGTCTGATCGACACCTTCTTCATCTCAGTTTCTCCACGAACGGCCGGGTTTTCAATTTTCAATTACAATCAATTTTCAGATGCCGGAATTTTGTTTACGATTATTTTGATGTTCATTGGTGGAACTCCTGGTTCAACTGCCGGAGGAATCAAAACCACAACTGTTGGAATTTTGTTAATTAAGGTTTGGTCGATTCTACGGGGCAAACGAGATTCAACGTTCATGGGACGGCGCTTTTCAGATGATAACGTCAATCGCTCGTTAACATTAGGCTTCTTAGTGGTAATCACCTTATCAATTGCGGCGTTAGTCTTGTTGACCACAGAAACCATTCCCAAATACATGGGATTTGAATATATAATTTTTGATGTGGTTTCTGCGTTTGGAACTACTGGATTAACTTTAGGGCTTACGCCTCATCTAACAATTATTGGTAAATTAATTTTCTGTGTACTAATGTTTATGGGTCGTGTCGGTATATTTACAGTTATGTATTCGATTCTCACGACTAATCATCCAGATGATGAGTTCAGATATCCAGAAGAAAACATCATGATCGGTTAA
- the codA gene encoding cytosine deaminase — protein sequence MLIKNVHIQNSEALQDVRIVHGKFAEIAPNLERQDDERLIDATDKLLLPPFVDPHVHLDATMTAGDPEWNQTGTLFDGIRIWSERKKTLTKEDVKTRAKQAIKIQVQNGIQFVRSHVDVTDPNLTALKALIEVREEVKDQVELQLVAFPQEGILSFPNGKELMTEAADLGADAMGGIPHFEFTREYGVESLKFLMKLAEQKNKLVDVHCDEIDDPQSRSLETLATLALESGMGDKVTASHTTAMGSYNDAYAYKLFRLLKMSNINFIANPLVNTNLGGRFDTYPKRRGMTRVKELHADGINVAFGEDDIKDPWYPMGNGNMLDALHMGLHVGHLMGYNDILDSYQFVTLNGAKAMHVSDHYGIEVGKPANCIIMNNDNFYNALNERSEILYSIHNGEVLVKTEPKQVKNNFRA from the coding sequence ATGCTAATTAAAAATGTTCATATTCAAAATTCTGAAGCTCTTCAAGATGTGCGAATCGTTCATGGCAAATTTGCCGAAATCGCACCTAACCTTGAAAGACAGGATGACGAGCGATTGATTGATGCAACTGACAAATTGTTGTTGCCACCATTTGTTGATCCACATGTCCATCTAGATGCCACTATGACTGCTGGTGATCCTGAATGGAATCAAACAGGCACATTGTTTGATGGGATCCGCATCTGGAGCGAACGCAAGAAAACTTTAACCAAGGAAGACGTTAAGACACGAGCAAAGCAGGCCATTAAGATTCAAGTTCAAAATGGTATTCAATTTGTACGTAGTCACGTTGATGTCACAGATCCTAATTTAACTGCATTAAAGGCTTTGATTGAAGTCCGAGAAGAGGTTAAGGATCAGGTTGAACTGCAACTAGTTGCCTTTCCGCAAGAAGGAATCTTATCATTTCCAAATGGTAAGGAATTAATGACAGAAGCAGCTGATTTAGGAGCTGATGCGATGGGGGGTATTCCTCATTTTGAGTTTACCCGTGAATACGGGGTTGAATCGTTGAAGTTCTTAATGAAACTTGCTGAACAAAAGAACAAATTAGTAGATGTGCATTGTGATGAAATCGATGATCCTCAATCACGAAGTTTGGAAACTTTAGCTACCCTTGCCCTTGAAAGTGGCATGGGCGATAAGGTAACCGCTAGCCACACCACTGCAATGGGTTCATATAATGATGCCTATGCTTACAAATTATTCAGATTGTTGAAGATGTCAAATATCAACTTTATTGCCAATCCACTTGTTAACACTAATCTGGGTGGTCGTTTTGATACTTATCCAAAGCGTCGTGGCATGACAAGAGTTAAGGAACTTCACGCTGATGGTATTAACGTGGCTTTTGGTGAGGATGATATCAAAGATCCATGGTACCCAATGGGAAATGGTAACATGCTTGATGCTCTTCATATGGGATTACATGTTGGTCATTTGATGGGATACAACGATATCTTAGATTCATATCAATTCGTAACGTTAAATGGTGCAAAAGCCATGCATGTTAGTGATCATTACGGAATTGAAGTTGGTAAACCAGCTAACTGTATCATTATGAACAACGATAATTTCTACAATGCTTTAAATGAACGTTCAGAAATTCTTTACTCAATTCATAATGGGGAAGTTTTGGTTAAGACAGAACCTAAACAAGTTAAAAATAATTTCAGAGCATAA
- a CDS encoding LysR family transcriptional regulator: protein MLDNKFIMFLVLYQTKSFTKTAQQLFVTQPAVSQQIQALQQELNVKLVDYHHSQLTFTTEGLKLAKLIEQINTQTQQGLSNITNPEKRQSISFGTTLSFNEMIEPDFIQQLATDYPKIHCEIQNTTVIINQLISGDIEFGLIEGNFDRQSFANILIGQDEFVGVCNEEHPFSNRTISIDELLTSQLLIREPGSGSRFIFENWLAGMNYDLNDFNHMISVGDIFTIQQLLNKNLGVSFMYRSAARSLPDSFHLSTFNLNNFEISHELNMVYLPGTPKETLFLDMANSISKILSKQKRAKP, encoded by the coding sequence ATGTTAGATAATAAATTCATCATGTTTCTTGTGTTGTATCAAACCAAATCATTTACTAAAACTGCTCAGCAACTGTTCGTTACTCAACCGGCAGTATCTCAACAAATTCAAGCTCTTCAACAGGAATTAAATGTTAAGCTAGTGGATTATCACCATTCCCAATTAACATTTACTACTGAGGGACTTAAATTAGCTAAACTTATAGAACAAATCAATACGCAAACCCAGCAGGGACTATCCAATATTACTAATCCCGAAAAGCGGCAAAGTATTTCTTTTGGTACCACCCTCTCATTCAATGAAATGATTGAGCCAGACTTTATTCAGCAACTGGCTACCGACTATCCTAAAATCCACTGTGAGATTCAAAACACCACCGTCATTATCAATCAATTGATCAGTGGTGACATCGAGTTTGGCTTAATTGAAGGAAACTTTGACCGCCAAAGTTTTGCTAATATTTTGATTGGCCAAGATGAATTTGTCGGTGTCTGTAATGAAGAACATCCCTTCAGCAACCGCACCATTTCTATCGATGAGTTGCTAACCAGTCAGTTGTTGATTCGAGAACCAGGATCAGGTAGTCGATTCATTTTTGAGAACTGGTTAGCTGGCATGAATTATGATTTAAACGATTTTAATCACATGATTTCAGTTGGTGATATCTTCACTATTCAGCAATTATTAAACAAAAATCTCGGTGTTAGTTTCATGTATCGTTCTGCGGCGCGTTCATTGCCAGATTCATTTCATTTGAGTACATTTAACTTGAATAATTTTGAAATCAGCCATGAACTTAACATGGTTTATCTACCGGGGACGCCAAAAGAAACCTTATTTTTAGACATGGCCAATTCCATCTCTAAAATTTTATCCAAGCAAAAACGAGCAAAGCCTTAA
- a CDS encoding YeiH family protein, protein MKNYSATEVRSFGLAAVLTLICALIGTFLAGLPYLNLIGALVISLLMGMVFQVFKGPVQTAKFGIGFISNKFLRLGIILLGFKLNLLDLARAGVKTILLAMIVVTGTILLTYTIARKLNVEKELAILAAGGTGICGAAAVMGISPQIKVPEEQAEHQRENEVLAVAVVAILGTIFTLVDISLKPLLHLTATQFGVMAGASLHEIAHAVAAGSAGGPVSLDAAIITKLSRVLMLAPAALIIGAWYQRSTNKERGDAAQKAKLPIPWFMAGFILASIIGTFVPLGANIIQLLVKAAYLFLGMAMAALGISVNFRVIWQRGRNVFLAAFISSIILLIFAIIVVKLFF, encoded by the coding sequence ATGAAAAATTATAGTGCAACAGAAGTTAGAAGTTTTGGCTTAGCAGCCGTTTTGACGCTAATTTGTGCCTTGATTGGAACATTTTTAGCGGGATTACCATACTTGAATTTAATTGGAGCTTTAGTGATCTCTTTATTAATGGGAATGGTATTTCAAGTATTTAAAGGACCGGTTCAGACAGCTAAGTTTGGAATTGGATTTATTTCAAATAAATTTTTACGATTAGGAATTATTTTATTAGGATTCAAACTTAACTTGTTAGATCTTGCTCGAGCAGGAGTGAAGACAATCCTGTTAGCAATGATCGTAGTTACTGGAACCATTTTATTAACTTATACAATCGCGCGGAAACTAAATGTTGAAAAAGAATTAGCTATTCTTGCCGCTGGCGGAACTGGAATCTGTGGAGCTGCGGCCGTTATGGGAATTTCCCCACAAATCAAAGTTCCTGAAGAACAGGCTGAGCATCAACGGGAAAACGAAGTGTTGGCCGTCGCAGTGGTAGCTATTTTAGGTACCATCTTTACGTTGGTCGACATTAGTTTGAAGCCATTACTACACTTAACTGCTACTCAATTTGGTGTGATGGCTGGTGCGTCCTTGCATGAAATTGCCCATGCTGTTGCTGCCGGAAGTGCAGGCGGTCCAGTGAGTTTGGACGCTGCTATCATTACCAAGCTATCCAGAGTTTTGATGCTAGCTCCAGCTGCATTGATTATCGGTGCTTGGTATCAAAGAAGTACTAATAAAGAACGTGGGGATGCTGCTCAAAAAGCCAAATTACCAATTCCTTGGTTCATGGCCGGATTCATTCTCGCAAGTATTATTGGTACGTTCGTTCCTTTAGGAGCTAACATTATTCAATTACTTGTAAAAGCTGCATACCTATTCTTAGGAATGGCCATGGCTGCCTTAGGAATCAGCGTTAACTTCCGAGTAATCTGGCAACGAGGCCGCAATGTCTTCTTAGCCGCATTTATTTCATCAATTATCTTGTTAATATTTGCAATTATTGTTGTTAAATTATTCTTCTAA
- a CDS encoding fructosamine kinase family protein — protein MDEHWLQQLPIAEIDSVTPVGGGDVNQAFKLTTPDDTYFLLVQPHHDADFYDGEIAGLQEFETANILAPRVIANGEIQGDAYLLITYLSSGTGSQADLGRLVAKLHHHHNPNGSFGFDTDYKGTAIEFDNSWTTSWSELFVDRRLDKLRDEIVRQHLWSSTELAEFNHVRQIIINQLANHQSEPSLLHGDLWGGNYLFTDIGQPALIDPAAMYGDREFDLGVTTVFGGFDSEFYQAYGEAYPLSEGANQRMKFYRLYYLMVHLVKFGEMYASSVQSEMTQIVNQLG, from the coding sequence ATGGACGAACATTGGCTTCAACAGCTGCCCATTGCAGAAATCGATTCTGTAACTCCAGTTGGTGGCGGTGACGTGAATCAGGCATTTAAACTAACGACACCTGATGACACATACTTCTTATTAGTGCAACCACATCACGATGCAGATTTTTATGACGGTGAAATTGCCGGCTTACAGGAATTTGAGACCGCCAATATTTTAGCACCCAGAGTAATTGCCAATGGTGAGATTCAAGGCGATGCCTACTTATTAATTACATATCTATCAAGCGGTACTGGTAGTCAGGCAGACCTTGGTAGACTGGTCGCTAAATTACATCATCATCACAATCCGAATGGATCATTTGGGTTTGACACCGATTATAAAGGAACTGCAATTGAATTTGATAATAGCTGGACAACGTCTTGGAGCGAACTATTCGTTGACCGGCGCCTCGATAAACTACGAGACGAAATCGTTAGACAGCACCTATGGTCATCCACTGAACTTGCCGAGTTCAATCATGTTCGCCAAATCATTATCAATCAACTTGCCAACCATCAAAGCGAGCCTTCTCTATTGCACGGTGACCTATGGGGCGGTAATTACTTATTCACCGACATCGGTCAACCCGCTTTGATAGATCCCGCAGCCATGTATGGTGATCGAGAATTCGACCTCGGTGTGACCACCGTATTTGGTGGCTTTGATAGTGAGTTTTATCAAGCTTATGGTGAAGCATACCCGCTATCTGAAGGCGCTAATCAAAGAATGAAATTTTACCGACTCTATTACCTAATGGTCCACTTAGTAAAATTCGGTGAAATGTATGCCAGCAGTGTTCAATCAGAAATGACGCAAATCGTTAATCAACTTGGATAA
- a CDS encoding ribonuclease H family protein, with protein sequence MIVNKLKSNVANLEVIIIKFYAVKKGRKPGIYSTWPDAQKQISKFPGAVFKSFPTRKAAEDFLNGQGDYGNLTESAPKTDEIIVYTDGGSRNHGNVAGGHVKQSDPAAWAYLIINHGKKTSDTGGEFGATNNRMEIMGLRNALQYLLDNGLNQEHVHIIADSKYVLDAITKGWLAGWKARGFQRSQGELKNRELWQDIDRLLPKFTNIVYSWTKGHADNSGNVFVDELLNQTMDEMMAGKKSSSHVSAKTKATTTKSSPANSKPVTQQKSQGKRDDNPKIKASVDAIKENLRQLGLFDDQ encoded by the coding sequence TTGATTGTTAATAAATTGAAATCTAATGTAGCTAATTTGGAGGTAATAATTATTAAATTTTATGCAGTTAAGAAAGGCCGTAAACCAGGAATCTATAGCACTTGGCCGGACGCTCAGAAACAAATTTCTAAATTTCCAGGAGCAGTTTTCAAAAGTTTTCCCACTAGAAAAGCTGCGGAAGATTTTTTGAACGGCCAAGGGGACTACGGTAATTTAACCGAGTCGGCACCCAAGACTGATGAGATTATCGTCTATACAGATGGTGGCTCTAGAAATCATGGGAACGTAGCCGGTGGCCACGTTAAGCAAAGTGATCCGGCAGCTTGGGCTTATCTAATTATTAACCACGGTAAGAAAACTTCAGATACTGGTGGTGAGTTTGGCGCCACTAATAACCGAATGGAAATCATGGGGCTTCGAAATGCTCTGCAATATTTGCTGGATAATGGTTTAAACCAGGAGCACGTTCACATCATTGCCGATTCTAAATATGTGCTTGATGCTATCACCAAGGGCTGGCTTGCGGGCTGGAAAGCACGCGGATTTCAACGTAGCCAAGGTGAATTGAAGAATCGTGAATTGTGGCAAGACATTGATCGTTTGTTACCAAAGTTCACTAATATCGTTTATTCATGGACCAAGGGCCATGCTGATAATAGTGGCAATGTTTTCGTGGATGAATTATTGAACCAGACGATGGACGAAATGATGGCTGGTAAAAAATCATCTTCACATGTTTCAGCTAAAACTAAAGCAACGACTACTAAATCTAGTCCCGCAAATTCCAAACCAGTGACCCAGCAAAAGTCACAAGGGAAACGGGATGATAATCCAAAAATAAAGGCCTCAGTTGACGCTATTAAAGAGAATTTACGTCAATTAGGTTTATTTGATGATCAATGA
- a CDS encoding DUF2179 domain-containing protein has protein sequence MQLAITIFILNALYIAINTFRTMLVVKGHRFLAPLVAVVEESIYVMALAIALQHIDSPLNIAAYAIGFGVGIYIGIVIEDKIALGYVNFEVTVQIDPENPLHDKNEDLPEMLRNLGYGVTVSHAEGRFGPRLVLSILAPRKADRRLMEQIREISPDAFIMVQEPVQLSGGFWSKEVDRRYHKANGHH, from the coding sequence TTGCAATTAGCTATCACAATTTTCATTTTAAACGCACTGTACATAGCCATTAACACGTTTAGAACCATGTTAGTGGTTAAAGGTCACCGCTTCTTAGCACCATTAGTGGCCGTTGTGGAAGAATCAATCTACGTTATGGCTTTGGCAATCGCCCTGCAGCATATTGATAGCCCATTAAACATTGCGGCTTATGCGATTGGATTTGGGGTCGGTATCTATATCGGCATCGTCATTGAAGATAAAATCGCTTTGGGTTACGTCAATTTCGAAGTGACAGTTCAGATTGACCCTGAAAATCCCCTTCATGATAAAAACGAAGACTTACCAGAAATGCTTCGTAATCTTGGATACGGTGTTACTGTTTCTCACGCAGAAGGTCGCTTTGGCCCTCGCTTAGTGTTAAGCATATTAGCACCCAGAAAAGCGGATCGGCGTTTGATGGAGCAAATTAGGGAAATTTCTCCAGATGCATTTATCATGGTTCAGGAACCAGTTCAATTATCTGGAGGATTCTGGAGCAAAGAAGTCGATCGTAGGTATCACAAGGCCAATGGCCATCATTGA
- a CDS encoding VOC family protein, with the protein MNQELIPYLTFENTKDALEYYKLVFGATDVFRESPTAKQAAEMAFNDDVDLDSMTMSAHFKIFGKEIWCADSFLGKPVVSSLISLMFKVDLDDSDAVTEMENLYKRTVESEEVKVIVTLEKKSSGNRYGQIVDKYGITWIFNAIRND; encoded by the coding sequence ATGAATCAAGAACTAATTCCATATCTTACATTCGAGAACACTAAAGATGCTCTTGAATACTATAAGCTAGTATTTGGCGCAACCGATGTTTTTCGGGAGTCACCAACTGCTAAGCAAGCAGCCGAAATGGCGTTTAATGATGATGTAGACCTTGATAGTATGACAATGAGTGCACATTTTAAAATTTTCGGAAAAGAAATTTGGTGCGCCGATAGTTTTCTTGGCAAACCAGTTGTCTCTTCCTTAATTTCATTAATGTTCAAAGTTGATCTCGATGATTCTGATGCAGTGACGGAGATGGAAAATCTCTATAAACGAACGGTGGAATCAGAAGAGGTCAAGGTAATTGTTACACTTGAAAAAAAATCTAGTGGGAACCGCTATGGACAAATTGTTGATAAGTACGGAATCACTTGGATTTTTAATGCTATACGTAACGACTAA
- the pgmB gene encoding beta-phosphoglucomutase: MRDFKNIRGWCFDLHGVITDSWIYHAMAWEETAELLGVKWTPDIQEQLKGRDRLDSLEFILEAGGLQDKYSDEEKQAIAERKNQRYLKYLQKMNPNDILPGIQELLDDLTANGYKMIIASASQNAPLEIEKLGLTKYFSQVVDVTKLAHNKPAPDVFLKAAEMLDLSVDQCVGIDDGAIGVESINAAKMVSIGVGDKQILHEADIIVPTSNELTIQNVRQAFN, encoded by the coding sequence ATGCGTGATTTTAAGAATATTCGGGGCTGGTGTTTTGATTTGCACGGTGTGATCACAGATTCTTGGATCTACCATGCCATGGCATGGGAAGAGACGGCTGAATTGCTCGGAGTAAAGTGGACGCCTGATATTCAAGAACAACTGAAGGGTCGAGACCGCCTTGATTCGTTGGAATTTATTTTAGAAGCAGGTGGCTTACAGGATAAGTATTCTGATGAAGAAAAACAGGCTATTGCCGAGCGAAAGAATCAACGGTATTTAAAATATCTTCAAAAAATGAATCCAAATGATATTTTGCCAGGCATCCAAGAGCTCCTTGATGATTTAACAGCTAATGGCTACAAAATGATTATTGCTTCCGCATCACAAAATGCACCATTAGAAATTGAAAAATTAGGTCTAACCAAATACTTCTCTCAAGTTGTTGATGTTACTAAACTGGCCCATAACAAGCCAGCTCCAGATGTCTTTTTAAAAGCCGCTGAAATGCTAGACTTGAGTGTTGATCAATGTGTTGGAATCGATGATGGTGCAATTGGCGTTGAATCAATAAATGCGGCTAAGATGGTTTCAATTGGTGTGGGAGATAAACAAATTCTGCACGAAGCAGATATTATTGTGCCAACAAGTAATGAACTAACGATTCAAAATGTTCGTCAGGCGTTTAACTGA
- a CDS encoding DUF488 domain-containing protein: MKIKLERIYSHNQSSGYRVLVDRLWPRGVSKVNANLDTWAKEIAPSKELRTWFGHDPEKFTEFQDRYLSELTRNEKTGEFISLVSTHLQTQDVIFLYGTKDTINNQAVVLKKFVEDQLNA, from the coding sequence ATGAAAATTAAACTTGAACGAATTTATTCTCACAATCAAAGTAGCGGTTACCGCGTCCTAGTTGACCGTCTATGGCCTCGTGGCGTATCTAAAGTAAATGCCAATCTAGATACCTGGGCTAAAGAAATTGCTCCGTCCAAAGAGTTACGAACTTGGTTTGGTCATGATCCAGAGAAATTTACCGAATTTCAGGACCGGTATCTATCAGAATTAACTAGAAATGAAAAAACCGGTGAGTTTATTTCACTAGTTTCTACACATCTGCAAACCCAAGATGTCATATTTTTATATGGTACAAAGGACACTATAAACAATCAGGCTGTCGTTTTAAAAAAATTTGTTGAAGATCAGTTAAACGCCTGA
- a CDS encoding DNA-3-methyladenine glycosylase: MSSHNFYDSDTTDQLAQQMLGMLLTYESPNGLVGGRIVETEAYMGEQDSAAHAFQGKRTASNEPLYGPAGTVYIYSIHGKYLLDVATQGPDVPQGILIRAIEPTIGQEIMYRNRPRPGAELTNGPGKLMAALGIAEKTMNFEIIGEGKLNIDVHDRWQPRRVQKSGRIGVSIGEWTDRPLRYYVRHNPYVSGIKRNEVNIANFGWI, encoded by the coding sequence ATGAGTAGCCACAATTTTTATGATAGCGACACAACTGATCAACTTGCTCAACAAATGCTGGGAATGTTATTAACGTATGAATCACCGAATGGATTAGTAGGTGGTCGCATTGTGGAAACTGAAGCTTACATGGGTGAGCAAGATTCTGCTGCCCATGCTTTTCAAGGTAAGCGTACTGCATCAAATGAGCCCTTATATGGCCCAGCAGGGACAGTTTACATATATTCGATCCACGGCAAGTATTTACTTGATGTCGCCACGCAAGGCCCAGATGTGCCTCAAGGAATCCTCATTCGAGCCATTGAACCCACGATCGGCCAAGAAATCATGTACCGAAATCGGCCAAGGCCTGGAGCAGAACTTACCAATGGACCTGGAAAATTAATGGCTGCACTAGGGATAGCTGAAAAGACCATGAATTTTGAAATCATTGGTGAGGGTAAATTGAATATTGATGTTCATGACCGTTGGCAGCCACGGCGCGTTCAGAAATCTGGTAGAATCGGTGTTTCAATTGGTGAATGGACTGATAGACCACTGAGATACTATGTCAGGCACAATCCATACGTTTCTGGTATCAAGCGCAATGAAGTAAATATTGCTAATTTTGGCTGGATCTAG
- a CDS encoding phosphatidylglycerophosphatase A codes for MNNKNFKFPDTAAYNFVISGLKEKGISLEDIADMAYDLQSVFFDNLTKEEMMKNTINVMHKREVLNNAMVGLELDRLASQGLLKEPLESIVMNDSGVFGVDEGIALNIANIYGTIGVTNYGFIDRDKTGKIKALDEGKDDISNTFIDDIVGAIVSAVSAKTAHEHN; via the coding sequence ATGAATAATAAAAACTTCAAATTTCCAGATACAGCTGCTTATAACTTCGTCATTAGTGGATTAAAGGAAAAAGGCATCTCTTTAGAAGACATAGCTGACATGGCTTATGATTTGCAGTCAGTTTTCTTTGATAATCTAACTAAAGAAGAAATGATGAAAAACACGATCAACGTAATGCATAAACGTGAGGTTTTAAACAATGCCATGGTTGGCCTAGAATTAGACCGGCTTGCTTCACAAGGGCTTCTAAAAGAACCGCTTGAAAGTATTGTCATGAATGATTCGGGTGTCTTCGGTGTGGATGAAGGTATTGCTTTAAATATCGCGAATATTTACGGCACCATCGGTGTGACTAACTATGGTTTTATCGACCGTGATAAGACTGGCAAGATCAAAGCCCTCGACGAAGGAAAAGATGATATCTCAAATACATTCATTGACGATATCGTCGGTGCGATCGTTAGTGCCGTTTCAGCCAAAACAGCTCATGAGCATAACTAG